In Scylla paramamosain isolate STU-SP2022 chromosome 31, ASM3559412v1, whole genome shotgun sequence, one DNA window encodes the following:
- the LOC135116489 gene encoding laminin subunit beta-1-like isoform X1 has protein sequence MRLLHGLCLCLLAAVLLCPEVTRAQDNEGEIQGDEGLEAGRGARRPGVRGRTKVFRTSSSSTRVIRPGVEGSGSSSVVYGSSYVPSTERRNRGRGRGRGRNRQSSSSSSSSFQTSSISSSSSSAAGRDGVVRETVTRTSYGSPGSGVRNDSYSYTNTYPASSSSSSSSGRSPPLVEESYFNRGGQTEDRQDYFRWNGRGGSGSDRGVSGASSSVSRRVKTTKTTTTTTQTRPGTTTRFTYTLPGVTGGTTIRNTTTYTYTSSSGRGGAGSRGGVSGGTQTTESRHQTIRDRYGSRGQTATGEGFGETYRKNTEEAVETEEYEEEGYSEEFARGPYISEQDRLHSLVQRGFGAAPGYGRETHPCDQSSCYPATGNLLIGRESSLAATSTCGLNRRERYCIVSHLKDRKKCFWCDSRPQWDGNPRYSHKISNIVYRFDPRTRQRSWWQSENGLEMASIQLDLEAEFHFTHLILTFRTFRPAAMLIERSFDFGKTWKVYRYFAYDCNDAFPGVKKGVPTSINDVVCESRYSAVEPSTEGEVIFRVLPPNIHIDNPYSDEVQNLLKITNLRVNFTKLHTLGDQLLDSRLGIKEKYYYAIYDMVVRGSCSCYGHASRCLPLPGVEDKPGMVHGRCECTHNTKGLNCEHCEDFYNDLPWRPAVGKESNACKRCNCNNHAAMCHFDPQVYEATGFVSGGVCDDCAHNTQGRNCEECIPYYYQDPDRELYDSEICQPCNCDSRGSVDNAICDSRSDPVAGLLAGRCHCKTNVDGLKCDRCKAGYWNFSSENPEGCQEMTEDYLSQPRSEWPRKSCTCNTLGTINNEGCNVISGECACKRFVIGRDCNQCLPQHYGLSEHPDGCQPCNCDPGGALDNNCDVLNGQCKCRPHVSGRRCDMPEEGYYVAALDYLTYEAELARGSELYCEEASLFGIRSAGGRNCQVVMRALDGREATWTGLGFMRVFEGSYLEFDIENIETSMDYDFVIRYEPQFRGNWENVMVTIERPGPLDPNGPCANTRPTDDQMVINLPDSRRHVKLFPPVCLEAGKHYKVRIDFRRSNAHTDSPSASVLIDSIVLVPRVDSISFYSGSLINDNRRQEYERYRCSETFYEGQSLASVPEVCKEHHLDSIGFLVYGQAYSCQCDGTGSKSSICSSLGGQCECKTNVVGRRCDHCAPGTYGFGPEGCKVCDCSPVGALDNFCNQQTGQCKCRPNTYGRQCNECQPGFWNFPNCQRCQCNGHADTCDSYTGVCRECRDNTSGTNCDVCVEGFYGDPRLEVGIACRPCPCPGTADSGHSFADRCTLDPRTKDVVCECAEGYAGSRCDVCADNYFGDPEVPGGQCQSCDCNNNIDISRPGNCDERTGECQRCLFNTFGFHCERCQPGYYGDALNQECRECVCNLLGTNQTIGACDHETGQCPCLPNVLGLECDHCATSHWKIASGNGCEACACDPIGSYSDQCNEHEVWQSRSAFDGQCQCRPGFGGRQCNQCETNYYGDPRIECLSCNCNREGSETLQCNHETGRCECREGIGGDKCDECARGYTGQAPYCQPCGECFDNWDIILTELKERTQGLIAAAGEIKQTGATGAYSHEFESMEEKIEDVRDILLSANLTSQSLASLKELIAELSANLTAASLNLEELEQGIDNTTQRKALATNALADLRVQAEELRDEAGDMKAKATKLQERNVEGALNLTRHAGERSLAAQDKVGLTEVIISESERNRRRTETLLLHVGDSFNRTQAENEAKLADLSGLLDGVEDGIPDLNEHVCDHRGDPCDALCGGAGCDKCGGLSCNEGLVNIVDLALTFAEDAETELKKKEASADEHLRGVSGAKRQSDVAFDLAKMAFDLTLQGLNVSSTYKAEINKLLEEIEEYFSTPGSSPNEIKQLAEQVLALDISLRPEQITVLAERITLTIESLTDIDTIIDATRNDLALAQRLKERADQAKERAEGALGVAERVVEALKEAGTAQSGAETAIMDASDDIGATQNHLTQITSETSVAQERANNSLREVQLLEIRVEQVKAEYQLNQRHLEDTNNAVDQADLKAKKAANDARLLEDKYLTVVNLLSEKSTAAGDARRRAEELKNSANKLAFEAQLKLHALRDIETNFKTNEGLLLDYEKVIQAMEEDMTEYNEYILQKTEFYAVCQSGRR, from the exons ATGAGATTGCTGCATGGCCTCTGTCTCTGCCTGCTCGCGGCCGTGCTTCTGtgcccag AGGTGACCAGGGCGCAGGATAATGAAGGGGAGATACAAGGAGACGAGGGGCTTGAGGCAGGACGAGGGGCGCGGCGGCCAGGTGTGAGGGGCAGAACGAAGGTTTtccgcacctcctcctccagtactcGCGTCATTAGGCcag GGGTGGagggcagcggcagcagcagcgtggTGTATGGCTCCTCTTACGTCCCCTCTACGGAGCGGCGCAACAGGGGCCGCGGcagggggaggggcaggaacAGACAGtcatcgtcctcgtcctcgtcgtcctTCCAAACATCCTCCATaagctcctcgtcctcctccgcgGCGGGGCGCGACGGCGTGGTGCGCGAGACAGTGACACGGACCTCTTACGGTAGTCCCGGGTCTGGCGTGCGCAATGACTCCTACTCCTACACCAACACCtatcccgcctcctcctcctcctcctcctcctccgggcgGTCTCCCCCTCTCGTGGAAGAGTCGTACTTCAACCGTGGCGGGCAGACTGAGGACAGACAGGATTACTTCCGCTGGAATGGCAGAGGCGGCAGCGGCAGTGATCGAGGCGTGAGCGGCGCGTCGTCCTCCGTGTCTCGCCGCGTCAAGaccaccaagaccaccaccaccaccacccagacgCGGCCCGGCACCACCACTCGCTTCACCTACACGCTGCCTGGAGTCACGGGCGGCACCACCATCAGGAACACCACCACGTACACCTACACGTCCTCCTCGGGGCGTGGCGGTGCTGGCAGTCGTGGGGGTGTCAGCGGCGGCACGCAGACCACCGAGAGCCGCCACCAGACCATCAGGGACCGGTATGGGAGCCGCGGCCAGACTGCTACGGGGGAAGGCTTCGGGGAGACCTACAGGAAGAACACGGAGGAGGCAGTGGAGACggaggagtacgaggaggagggatacaGCGAGGAGTTTGCCCGCGGCCCTTACATCTCAGAGCAGGACCGCCTTCACTCTCTCGTGCAACGGGGGTTCGGGGCCGCGCCAG gataTGGCCGGGAGACGCACCCCTGTGACCAGAGCTCTTGTTATCCAGCCACTGGTAACCTGCTCATTGGGCGAGAGAGCAGCTTGGCTGCCACCTCCACCTGTGGGCTGAACAGGAGG GAGCGATACTGCATTGTGTCCCATCTAAAGGACCGCAAGAAGTGCTTCTGGTGTGACTCCCGCCCCCAGTGGGATGGCAACCCTCGCTACTCCCATAAGATCTCCAACATTGTGTACAGGTTTGACCCAAG gacAAGGCAGCGGTCATGGTGGCAGAGTGAGAATGGACTGGAGATGGCGAGTATCCAGCTGGActtggaggctgagttccactTCACTCATCTCATCCTCACCTTCCGCACCTTCCGTCCCGCTGCCATGCTCATCGAGAGGTCCTTCGACTTTGGCAAGACTTGGAAG gTGTATCGCTACTTTGCCTATGACTGCAATGACGCCTTCCcaggagtgaagaaaggagtgcCCACCTCCATTAATGACGTGGTGTGTGAGTCTCGTTACTCTGCTGTCGAGCCTTCCactgagggagag GTCATCTTCCGAGTCCTGCCGCCCAACATCCACATTGACAACCCATACAGTGATGAGGTCCAGAACTTGCTCAAGATCACCAACCTCAGAGTTAACTTCACCAAGCTGCACACCCTCGGAGACCAGCTTCTTGACAGCCGGCTGGGAATCAAG GAGAAATACTACTATGCCATCTATGATATGGTGGTGAGAGGCTCCTGCTCCTGCTACGGCCACGCCTCCCGCTGCCTCCCACTGCCCGGCGTGGAGGACAAGCCCGGCATGGTGCACGGCCGCTGCGAGTGCACACACAACACCAAGGGACTCAACTGTGAGCACTGTGAGGACTTCTACAATGACTTGCCCTGGAGACCAGCCGTCGGCAAGGAGTCCAATGCTTGCAAGA GGTGCAACTGCAACAACCACGCGGCAATGTGCCACTTTGACCCGCAAGTGTATGAGGCGACTGGCTTTGTGTCCGGTGGCGTGTGTGATGACTGTGCCCACAACACTCAGGGCAGGAACTGTGAGGAGTGCATCCCTTACTACTATCAGGACCCAGACAGGGAGCTGTATGATTCTGAGATCTGCCAGC CATGTAACTGTGATTCCCGAGGCTCAGTGGACAACGCCATCTGTGACTCCCGGTCAGACCCTGTAGCTGGGCTGCTGGCAGGTCGCTGCCACTGCAAGACCAACGTGGATGGCCTCAAGTGTGACCGCTGCAAGGCTGGCTACTGGAACTTCTCCTCAGAAAATCCTGAAGGGTGCCAGG AGATGACCGAGGATTATTTAAGTCAACCCAGATCTGAGTGGCCAAGGAAAT CCTGCACCTGCAACACTCTGGGCACCATCAACAATGAAGGCTGCAATGTCATCAGTGGTGAGTGTGCCTGCAAGCGTTTCGTGATTGGCCGTGACTGCAACCAGTGTCTGCCACAGCACTATGGCCTCTCAGAGCACCCTGACGGCTGCCAGCCCTGCAACTGTGACCCTGGCGGTGCCCTGGACAACAACTGTGATGTACTGAATGGACAGTGCAA GTGCCGCCCTCATGTGTCCGGCCGTAGGTGTGACATGCCGGAGGAGGGTTACTATGTGGCTGCTCTGGACTACCTCACTTATGAAGCTGAACTTGCCCGAGGCTCAGAG CTTTATTGTGAGGAAGCAAGTCTGTTTGGCATCAGATCAGCCGGCGGAAGA AACTGCCAGGTGGTGATGAGGGCACTGGACGGACGGGAAGCCACCTGGACGGGGCTGGGCTTCATGCGGGTGTTTGAAGGATCCTACCTCGAGTTTGACATTGAGAACATCGAGACCAGCATGGACTATGACTTTGTGATCCGCTACGAGCCACAG TTCCGAGGCAACTGGGAGAATGTGATGGTAACTATTGAGCGCCCCGGCCCTCTGGACCCCAACGGCCCCTGTGCCAACACTCGGCCCACTGACGACCAGATGGTGATCAACCTGCCCGACA GTCGCCGCCACGTGAAGCTCTTCCCACCAGTCTGCCTGGAGGCTGGCAAGCACTACAAGGTCAGGATAGACTTCAGGAGGTCCAACGCCCACACAGACTCCCCATCGGCATCTGTCCTCATTGACTCT ATTGTTCTTGTTCCCCGGGTGGACAGCATCAGCTTCTACTCTGGCTCACTGATAAACGACAACCGGCGTCAGGAGTATGAGCGCTACCGGTGCAGCGAGACCTTCTACGAGGGACAGAGCCTTGCCAGTGTGCCAGAGGTGTGCAAGGAGCACCACCTGGACAGCATTGGCTTCCTGGTGTATGGACAGGCTTAct CTTGCCAATGTGATGGCACCGGCAGCAAGAGCAGCATCTGCAGCTCCCTGGGCGGCCAGTGTGAGTGCAAGACCAACGTTGTAGGTCGCCGGTGTGACCACTGTGCTCCTGGCACCTACGGCTTTGGCCCTGAGGGCTGCAAGGTGTGCGACTGTAGCCCTGTGGGTGCCCTGGATAACTTCTGTAACCAGCAGACTG GTCAGTGTAAGTGCCGCCCCAACACATATGGCCGCCAGTGCAACGAGTGCCAGCCTGGGTTCTGGAACTTCCCGAACTGCCAGCGCTGTCAATGCAACGGCCATGCTGACACCTGCGACTCCTACACCGGCGTGTGCCGTGAGTGCCGGGACAACACCAGTGGCACCAACTGTGATGT gtgtgtggagggCTTCTATGGTGACCCCAGGCTGGAGGTGGGCATTGCCTGCCGCCCCTGCCCCTGCCCAGGAACTGCTGACTCGGGCCACAGCTTTGCAGACCGTTGCACCCTTGATCCGCGCACCAAggatgtggtgtgtgagtgtgctgaGGGATATGCTG GATCACGTTGTGATGTGTGTGCTGACAACTACTTTGGTGACCCCGAGGTGCCTGGGGGCCAATGCCAATCCTGCgactgcaacaacaacatcgacaTCTCCAGGCCTGGCAACTGTGATGAGCGGACAGGCGAGTGCCAGCGGTGCCTCTTCAACACATTTGGCTTCCACTGTGAGAGGTGCCAGCCTGGGTATTATGGAGATGCTCTCAACCAGGAGTGCCGTG agtgtgtgtgtaacttgCTGGGCACCAACCAGACCATTGGTGCCTGTGACCATGAGACTGGCCAGTGCCCATGTCTGCCCAATGTGTTGGGGCTGGAGTGTGACCACTGTGCCACGAGCCACTGGAAGATTGCCTCCGGGAATGGCTGTGAGGCGTGTGCGTGTGACCCCATTGGCTCCTACTCTGACCAGTGCAATGAG CACGAGGTGTGGCAGTCAAGATCCGCT TTTGATGGACAGTGCCAGTGCCGGCCTGGCTTTGGTGGGCGGCAGTGCAACCAGTGTGAGACAAACTATTATGGCGACCCTCGTATTGAGTGCCTGT CTTGTAATTGCAACCGTGAAGGCTCAGAAACCCTGCAGTGCAACCATGAGACTGGCCGGTGTGAGTGTCGGGAAGGAATTGGTGGAGACAAGTGTGACGAGTGTGCTCGTGGCTACACTGGCCAAGCGCCATACTGCCAGCCGTGTGGAGAGTGCTTTGACAATTGGGACATCATCCTCACTGAGCTGAAAG AGCGCACCCAGGGCCTCATAGCTGCTGCTGGGGAGATCAAGCAGACGGGAGCCACTGGAGCATACAGCCACGAGTTTGAGTCCATGGAGGAGAAGATTGAAGATGTGAGGGACATTCTCCTCTCTGCCAACCTGACCTCGCAGAGTTTGGCTTCTCTTAAGGAACTCATTGCTGAACtcag TGCAAACCTGACGGCAGCCTCACTGAACCTTGAGGAGCTGGAGCAAGGCATTGACAACACCACCCAGAGGAAAGCACTGGCCACCAATGCTCTGGCTGACCTGCGTGTCCAGGCTGAGGAACTGAGGGATGAAGCCGGGGACATGAAGGCCAAAGCAACCAAGCTTCAGGAGAGGAATGTGGAGG GTGCACTTAACTTGACCCGACATGCTGGCGAACGCTCCCTTGCCGCTCAGGACAAAGTGGGGCTCACAGAGGTCATCATCTCTGAGTCTGAGAGGAACAGGCGCCGCACAGAGACCCTCCTGTTGCATGTGGGTGACTCCTTCAACCGCACTCAGGCAGAGAACGAGGCCAAGCTGGCAGACCTGAGTGGCCTGCTGGATGGTGTGGAGGACGGCATACCAGACCTCAATGAGCACGTGTGTGACCATCGCGGCGACCCTTGTGATGCcctgtgtggtggtgctggctgtGACAAGtgtggcggactctcctgcaATGAGGGCCTGGTCAACATTGTCGACCTGGCGCTCACATTTGCCGAGGATGCTGAGACGGAACTCAAGAAGAAGGAGGCCTCGGCCGATGAACACCTGCGGGGCGTGTCAGGAGCCAAGCGGCAATCAGATGTGGCGTTTGACCTGGCCAAGATGGCATTTGACCTCACCCTCCAAGGCCTCAATGTCTCCAGCACCTACAAAGCCGAGATCAACAAACTCCTGGAGGAGATTGAGGAGTACTTCAGTACTCCCGGCTCCAGCCCCAATGAGATCAAGCAGCTGGCAGAACAG GTTCTTGCACTCGACATCTCCCTCAGGCCGGAGCAAATCACAGTCTTGGCTGAGCGAATCACTCTCACCATTGAGTCACTGACAGACATCGACACCATCATCGACGCCACGAGGAATGACCTGGCCCTTGCTCAGCGGCTCAAAG AGCGCGCAGACCAGGCCAAGGAGAGGGCAGAGGGTGCACTGGGAGTAGCGGAGCGTGTGGTGGAGGCCCTTAAGGAGGCTGGCACTGCCCAGTCAGGTGCTGAGACTGCCATCATGGATGCCAGTGATGACATTGGGGCCACTCAGAATCACCTCACACAG ATCACCAGTGAGACTAGTGTGGCACAGGAGAGAGCCAACAATTCCTTGCGAGAAGTGCAGTTGCTGGAGATACGTGTGGAGCAGGTGAAGGCGGAGTACCAGCTCAACCAGCGCCATCTGGAGGACACCAACAATGCCGTGGACCAGGCGGACCTCAAGGCCAAGAAGGCGGCCAATGACGCCAGGCTGCTGGAGGAC AAATACCTGACTGTGGTGAACTTGTTGAGTGAGAAATCCACAGCGGCTGGGGATGCCAGGAGAAGGGCTGAGGAGCTGAAGAATAGCGCAAACAAGTTGGCTTTTGAGGCTCAACTCAAGCTCCATGCTCTGAGAG ACATTGAGACAAACTTCAAGACCAACGAGGGCTTGCTACTGGACTACGAGAAAGTCATCCAGGCCATGGAGGAGGACATGACGGAATACAATGAGTACATCCTTCAGAAGACTGAGTTTTATGCTGTGTGCCAGTCAGGGAGGCGCTGA